In Nocardia yunnanensis, one DNA window encodes the following:
- a CDS encoding oxygenase MpaB family protein codes for MAGKTPARLETAAAGKVPSEFRYWERVGDPGVQRARRVWRTLFRFDPQPSEELVRAFAGAYYQADPVAEAFVDEVYLGAIGPKAGRAMLDRALAHGVESVPDAPASLVRLFEEFETAPDWLDPELVAQGAKVFRRWGTSVFSFATTSTLEMYSESSISKPLSYAGGYAGDKAHKRQLETVRFWIDVSDPGGLDPGARGRQTAMRVRIMHVFIRRKLMTRPEWDYDAWGVPISIGDATLTLMGGSLVPGLALWSLGHQTTISEIEATLHFWRYVGHLLGVQPSWYPRDFRESVQLMFAAFVKRAYTAGADGEELVESYLPAFAPNPNSPWAKRIRDEFNYRMQIGYTGFWLPPATYARHRMPNRFPWVLHPLVQAPVVFGAETLRRTVPGLDAVADRVQRHRRERWYRNEMGDRDAEFTPVEEFRR; via the coding sequence ATGGCTGGTAAGACACCTGCGCGGTTGGAAACGGCTGCGGCGGGGAAGGTTCCGAGCGAGTTCCGCTACTGGGAGCGGGTGGGAGATCCGGGCGTGCAGCGGGCGCGGCGGGTGTGGCGCACGCTGTTCCGGTTCGATCCGCAACCGTCGGAGGAGTTGGTGCGGGCGTTCGCGGGCGCCTACTACCAGGCCGATCCGGTGGCGGAGGCGTTCGTCGACGAGGTGTATCTCGGAGCGATCGGGCCCAAGGCGGGGCGGGCCATGCTGGATCGAGCGCTCGCGCACGGTGTCGAGAGCGTGCCGGACGCGCCGGCGTCGCTGGTGCGGCTGTTCGAGGAGTTCGAGACCGCACCCGACTGGCTGGATCCGGAGCTGGTGGCGCAGGGGGCGAAGGTGTTCCGGCGTTGGGGCACTTCGGTGTTCAGCTTCGCCACCACCAGCACCCTGGAGATGTACTCGGAGAGCTCGATCAGCAAACCGCTGTCGTACGCGGGCGGTTACGCCGGGGACAAGGCGCACAAGCGGCAGCTCGAGACCGTCCGCTTCTGGATCGACGTCTCCGATCCCGGCGGCCTGGATCCGGGCGCGCGCGGTCGCCAGACCGCCATGCGGGTGCGGATCATGCACGTGTTCATCCGCCGCAAGCTCATGACCCGCCCCGAATGGGACTACGACGCGTGGGGCGTGCCGATCAGCATCGGCGATGCCACCCTCACCCTGATGGGCGGTTCGCTGGTGCCGGGCCTGGCGCTGTGGAGCCTCGGCCATCAGACGACGATCTCGGAAATCGAAGCGACACTGCACTTCTGGCGCTACGTCGGCCACCTGCTCGGGGTGCAGCCGAGCTGGTACCCCCGCGATTTCCGGGAGTCCGTGCAGCTGATGTTCGCCGCGTTCGTGAAGCGCGCGTACACCGCGGGCGCGGACGGCGAGGAACTGGTGGAATCCTATCTGCCCGCCTTCGCGCCGAACCCGAACAGCCCGTGGGCCAAGCGGATTCGGGACGAGTTCAACTATCGGATGCAGATCGGCTACACCGGATTCTGGCTGCCGCCCGCCACCTACGCCCGCCATCGCATGCCCAACCGTTTTCCCTGGGTATTGCATCCGCTGGTGCAGGCTCCGGTGGTGTTCGGCGCGGAGACCCTGCGCCGCACCGTCCCCGGCCTGGATGCGGTCGCGGATCGGGTCCAGCGCCATCGCCGTGAACGGTGGTATCGCAACGAGATGGGCGACCGGGACGCCGAATTCACGCCCGTGGAGGAGTTCCGCCGCTGA
- a CDS encoding LysR family transcriptional regulator translates to MPLSPRVPDLAALDLLLSVIELGSLGRAAKAHGISQPSASSRIRYLEQLVGVPVLERTTLGSRATAAGALIAEWARDVVDAAARLDAGIDTLRAQRDSRLRVAASQTVAEYLFPKWLIGLRARMPETSIALESGNSAEVAKAVLEGRAGIGFVESPRLPSGLESHLVGRDRLVVVVAPGHPWATRDEIEAAELAGTPLIYRESGSGTRNSFERAMRARIPGWEPEVALELSSTTAIKTAVGAGVAPAVLSSLAVATELAEGTLMSPTVIGLDLERPLRAVWPTGQQPTGPARDLYAIARGPM, encoded by the coding sequence ATGCCGTTGTCGCCGCGAGTTCCCGATCTGGCCGCGCTCGATCTGCTGTTGTCGGTGATCGAGCTGGGCAGTTTGGGGCGGGCGGCGAAGGCGCACGGGATCAGTCAGCCGTCGGCCAGTTCGCGGATTCGGTATCTCGAGCAGCTGGTGGGGGTGCCGGTGCTGGAACGGACGACGCTGGGTTCGCGGGCGACGGCGGCCGGGGCGCTCATCGCGGAGTGGGCGCGCGATGTGGTGGACGCGGCCGCCCGTCTGGACGCGGGCATCGACACCCTGCGGGCGCAGCGGGATTCGCGATTGCGGGTGGCGGCCAGTCAGACCGTCGCGGAATACCTGTTTCCGAAATGGCTGATCGGACTGCGGGCCCGTATGCCGGAGACCTCCATCGCCCTGGAGTCGGGCAATTCGGCCGAGGTGGCCAAGGCCGTGCTGGAAGGGCGTGCGGGTATCGGGTTCGTGGAGAGCCCGCGGCTGCCCAGCGGACTGGAAAGCCACCTCGTAGGCCGGGATCGGCTGGTCGTCGTGGTCGCGCCCGGGCATCCGTGGGCCACGAGGGACGAGATCGAGGCGGCGGAGCTGGCGGGTACACCGCTGATCTACCGCGAATCCGGATCGGGTACCCGCAACTCCTTCGAGCGCGCCATGCGCGCCCGCATACCGGGCTGGGAGCCCGAGGTGGCGCTGGAACTGTCCTCCACCACGGCCATCAAGACCGCCGTCGGCGCGGGGGTCGCCCCGGCCGTGCTCAGCTCGCTGGCCGTCGCCACCGAACTGGCCGAGGGAACCTTGATGTCGCCCACGGTGATCGGCCTGGATCTGGAGCGTCCGCTGCGGGCGGTGTGGCCGACCGGACAGCAGCCGACCGGTCCCGCGCGTGACCTGTATGCCATTGCGCGCGGGCCGATGTGA
- a CDS encoding NRAMP family divalent metal transporter — MAFFANGASRRSSTVAAPAMGTPVSDARPIGAVMDTAHVGDIVGALGSIGQHDTLEGRSRRQRFRMLLAIIGPGLIVMVGDNDAGGVATYAQAGQNYGMALVWTLVLLIPVLYVNQEMVVRLGAVAGVGHARLIFDRFGKFWGAFSVGDLFVVNALTIVTEFIGVSMALNYFGLPKAISVPLAAVLLFAMVAGGSFRRWERFLFGLIALNIIMFPLAFLVHPRIATIGHGFIPSFPGGLNSTLLLLIVSIVGTTVAPWQLFFQQSNIVDKRITPRWIKFERIDLWVGIVVVMIGAVAIMAAATFGLAGTAAAGNFTDAGAVAQALHDHMGTTVGALFAILLLDASLIGANAVGLATTYALGDTLGKRHSLHWKISEAPMFYAGYAALLAVAAAVSFSPDHVLGLLTQGVQALAGVLLPSATVFLVLLCNDKAVLGPWVNTVKQNIVAGIIVWSLVLLSLSLTATVFFPDTSTRTLEIGFGAGALVGVLGGAGMLVAWQRGKRREAERTAKEFGNLDPDQVEELDSTPLTRAERKAILDADRDTWRTPALDTLARPQFSTPRTVGMFALRGYLLLAVILVGVKIAQSIGG, encoded by the coding sequence ATGGCCTTCTTCGCGAACGGCGCCAGCCGCCGCTCCTCCACCGTCGCCGCGCCCGCCATGGGCACGCCCGTCTCCGATGCCCGTCCCATCGGCGCCGTCATGGACACCGCCCACGTCGGCGATATCGTCGGCGCGCTCGGCTCCATCGGCCAGCACGACACCCTCGAAGGCCGTTCCCGCCGGCAGCGTTTCCGCATGCTGCTCGCGATCATCGGCCCCGGCCTCATCGTCATGGTCGGTGACAACGACGCCGGTGGCGTCGCCACCTACGCCCAGGCCGGCCAGAACTACGGCATGGCGCTGGTCTGGACGCTCGTGCTGCTGATCCCGGTGCTGTACGTGAACCAGGAGATGGTGGTGCGCCTCGGCGCGGTCGCCGGAGTCGGCCACGCGCGCTTGATCTTCGACCGCTTCGGCAAGTTCTGGGGCGCCTTCAGCGTGGGCGACCTGTTCGTCGTGAACGCGCTCACCATCGTCACCGAGTTCATCGGTGTCTCCATGGCGCTCAACTATTTCGGGCTGCCCAAGGCGATCTCGGTGCCGCTGGCCGCGGTGCTGTTGTTCGCCATGGTGGCCGGGGGCTCCTTCCGACGTTGGGAGCGTTTCCTTTTCGGGCTGATCGCGCTGAACATCATCATGTTCCCGCTGGCGTTCCTGGTGCACCCGCGGATCGCCACGATCGGCCACGGATTCATCCCGTCGTTCCCGGGCGGGCTGAACTCCACGCTGCTGCTGCTCATCGTGTCGATCGTCGGCACCACCGTCGCGCCCTGGCAGCTGTTCTTCCAGCAGTCCAATATCGTCGACAAGCGGATCACGCCGCGCTGGATCAAGTTCGAGCGCATCGATCTCTGGGTCGGCATCGTCGTCGTCATGATCGGCGCGGTCGCCATCATGGCCGCGGCCACCTTCGGACTCGCGGGCACCGCGGCCGCCGGCAACTTCACCGACGCCGGCGCGGTCGCCCAGGCACTGCACGACCACATGGGCACGACCGTGGGCGCGCTGTTCGCCATCCTGCTGCTGGACGCCTCGCTGATCGGGGCGAACGCCGTCGGCCTGGCCACCACCTACGCGCTCGGCGACACCCTCGGCAAGCGGCATTCCCTGCACTGGAAGATCAGCGAAGCCCCGATGTTCTACGCCGGATACGCCGCGCTGCTGGCCGTGGCCGCGGCGGTGTCCTTCAGCCCCGACCACGTGCTGGGCCTGCTCACCCAGGGCGTGCAGGCCCTGGCCGGGGTGCTGCTGCCCTCGGCCACGGTGTTCCTCGTGCTGCTGTGCAACGACAAGGCCGTCCTGGGTCCGTGGGTCAATACCGTCAAGCAGAACATCGTCGCCGGAATCATCGTCTGGTCACTGGTTCTGCTGTCGCTGTCGCTCACCGCGACCGTGTTCTTCCCGGACACCTCCACCCGCACCCTCGAAATCGGTTTCGGTGCCGGCGCTCTCGTCGGCGTGCTCGGCGGCGCGGGCATGCTCGTCGCCTGGCAGCGGGGCAAGCGCCGGGAGGCCGAGCGCACCGCCAAGGAATTCGGCAACCTCGACCCCGATCAGGTGGAGGAGCTGGATTCCACACCGCTGACCCGCGCCGAGCGCAAGGCCATCCTGGATGCCGACCGGGATACCTGGCGCACGCCCGCGCTCGACACCCTGGCGCGGCCGCAGTTCTCCACTCCGCGGACCGTCGGCATGTTCGCTCTGCGCGGGTACCTGCTGCTGGCCGTGATCCTGGTGGGTGTGAAGATCGCCCAGTCGATCGGCGGCTGA
- a CDS encoding bifunctional metallophosphatase/5'-nucleotidase produces the protein MSGRRVLGLCAVLTCLGLVAGCGTGGDTGKPAGPSAVPLVSTGELPAAEPGEVHLFGINDLHGNLQPPEGSNGKVGAYTAGGAAYLAAHLAQLKAAYPDSAVLAAGDNIGASPLLSSLFHDEPTIDFMNSLGVAASAVGNHEFDHGVAELRRIQQGGCAADGCTPGQPFTGAAFPYLAANVTDADGQLPPGLRPWTLLVVGGHKIGVVGTVTPDTEHIVMPDGIRGYHFGDETAAIDKYVPEMKQAGAETVVALLHDGGSQQGGGTVDYNGCAGISPNVKALADKTDGAVSVLFTAHSHQAYNCTLSGKVVTQAASFGRLITDVTLRFHDGKVDAHAVNRVVTRDITPAPAAAQLVDYYAGQSKPRAERVIGSATGALPADPAPAGDSPLGDVIADSMLDAMANTRAVAAFMNPGGVRAGLTGGDITYAQAYTVQPFGNQVVAVALTGQQILNLLEQQWDNVSKPAVLSVAGITYAYSDSAPKGHKVIGDSVRIAGQPLNPTVSYRVSTNNFLAAGGDGFSVFTQGADTQVGPIDLDALETYLRAHTALAPPQSRIEKK, from the coding sequence ATGAGTGGACGGCGGGTGCTCGGGCTGTGTGCGGTGTTGACGTGTCTCGGCCTGGTGGCGGGGTGCGGGACCGGCGGGGACACCGGCAAACCCGCCGGTCCGAGCGCGGTGCCGCTGGTCTCGACCGGTGAGCTGCCCGCGGCCGAGCCTGGCGAGGTGCACCTGTTCGGCATCAACGATCTGCACGGGAACCTGCAACCGCCGGAGGGATCCAACGGCAAGGTCGGTGCGTACACCGCCGGGGGAGCGGCGTATCTGGCCGCGCATCTGGCACAGTTGAAGGCCGCCTACCCGGACAGCGCGGTGCTGGCCGCCGGGGACAATATCGGGGCCAGCCCGCTGCTGTCGTCGCTGTTTCACGACGAGCCGACCATCGACTTCATGAACTCGCTCGGGGTGGCGGCCTCCGCGGTCGGCAATCACGAATTCGACCACGGCGTCGCCGAATTGCGGCGGATTCAGCAGGGCGGGTGCGCGGCCGACGGGTGCACGCCCGGGCAGCCGTTCACGGGTGCGGCGTTTCCCTACCTGGCCGCCAATGTGACCGACGCCGACGGGCAGCTCCCGCCCGGGCTGCGGCCGTGGACCCTGCTGGTGGTGGGCGGACACAAGATCGGGGTGGTCGGGACGGTCACCCCCGATACCGAGCACATCGTCATGCCGGACGGCATTCGCGGCTACCACTTCGGCGACGAGACCGCCGCCATCGACAAGTACGTGCCCGAGATGAAGCAGGCCGGCGCGGAGACCGTGGTGGCGCTGCTGCACGACGGCGGCAGCCAGCAGGGCGGCGGCACCGTCGACTACAACGGCTGCGCCGGGATCTCACCGAACGTGAAAGCGTTGGCGGACAAGACCGATGGCGCGGTCTCGGTGCTGTTCACCGCGCACAGTCATCAGGCCTACAACTGCACCCTGTCCGGCAAGGTCGTCACCCAGGCGGCCTCCTTCGGGCGGCTCATCACCGACGTGACCCTGCGCTTCCACGACGGCAAGGTGGATGCGCACGCGGTCAACCGGGTCGTCACCCGGGACATCACGCCCGCCCCCGCCGCCGCCCAGCTGGTGGATTACTATGCGGGACAATCGAAGCCGCGTGCCGAACGGGTCATCGGCAGCGCCACCGGCGCGCTGCCCGCCGATCCGGCCCCCGCCGGGGATTCCCCGCTCGGCGATGTCATCGCCGACTCCATGCTCGACGCCATGGCGAATACCCGTGCGGTGGCGGCCTTCATGAATCCCGGCGGGGTGCGCGCGGGACTGACCGGCGGCGACATCACCTATGCGCAGGCGTACACGGTGCAGCCGTTCGGCAATCAGGTGGTGGCGGTGGCGCTGACCGGCCAGCAGATCCTGAATCTGCTCGAGCAGCAATGGGACAACGTGAGCAAGCCCGCGGTGCTGTCGGTCGCGGGCATCACCTACGCGTACTCCGACAGCGCGCCCAAGGGGCACAAGGTGATCGGCGACAGCGTGCGCATCGCCGGGCAGCCATTGAATCCGACTGTGTCGTACCGTGTTTCGACCAACAACTTCCTCGCCGCCGGGGGTGACGGCTTCTCGGTGTTCACGCAGGGCGCCGACACCCAGGTCGGGCCCATCGACCTCGACGCGCTCGAGACGTATCTGCGGGCGCACACGGCGCTCGCCCCGCCGCAGAGTCGGATCGAGAAGAAGTAG